The genome window TTGGCTTATCCGCAGGAAGGTGAAATTCATACAGAGGTGATCAGCAGGAACCAGGTTGTTGTGGAAAGCGAAAAATTCAAGATAACGGCCAAATCTGAAAAGGAAAAAGTGCTTAACAATGAAGATAGCTATCTCTCTCCCTGGTATGGACAGTATTTCCTCGCTTACGGTATGCAGCGCCTGGGCACATCCACCATCGGGCAGGGGCGTGAGGTTTTTTACATTAATAAATTAACCTACAAAACAGAGGACATCGGCAAAGCGACGAAGGAAGAAGCATCTCGCCCGCGCTGATGTTGATATTAATCGACCATCCAGATATGGTCTGCCTCAAAGCCTTGTTCTTTCCATTCCACCTGCACGCGCTGACTTTCGACCGTACTTACCTGCATGCCGACATAATCCGGGTCAATAGGGATCTCCCTGTTGTAGCGACGGTCGATCAGGACCATTAGCTCAACAGTTTTGGGGCGTCCAAAGGCTGTCATAGCATCAAGCGCCGCCCGCACCATGCGGCCGGTTGAAAGCACGTCGTCGATGAGGATCACTCTTTTTCCTTCGATCAAAAAAGGGACATTGGTTTTATTGGGTAGGAGCGGAGATTCCCGTCTCCGAAAATCGTCGCGATAGAAAGTTGCATCCAGGTGCCCCATTGGAATGTCTTTTCCCGTGCGTTCTCTCAGTTCGGCAATAATGCGTTCGGCAAAATGTATTCCCCGCGGTTGCAGTCCCATCACCACGGAGTTGGCAAAATCCTGGTGATTCTCAATCAGTTCCTGGCACAACCGGCTGGTCATGATTTCCAGCAGCGGGCTGCTTAGTATTAATCGTTTTTGGGGCATAATGTAAATTCCCTGAATTTTAGCCTAAATTAAGTGCTCGAAGATGAAATCAAAAACTTTTAACAAATGAAATATCTGATTGCCGGGTTGGGAAATATAGGTCCGGAGTACGCATTCACCAGGCATAATGTCGGATTTATGGTGCTGGACAGGCTAGCTGCGCAGCATGATTTTAAATTTTCTTTCGAAAAACTCGCATTCGTGGCGGAGTGGAAGCACAAAGGCAGACAAATATATTTTATCAAGCCTACGACATTCATGAACCTAAGCGGCAAAGCGATCCGCTATTACATGGATCAGTTTAAAGTGCAGGAAGAGAATCTGCTGGTCATTCTCGACGAACTGCAACTACCATTCGGAACGTTGCGGATTAAGCCAAAGGGAAGCCATGGCGGGCATAATGGACTAAAAAATATTGAGGAGCTGCTGGCGTCAACAAATTATCCCCGTTTGCGGTTTGGAATAGGAAATAATTTTCCGAGAGGAAGGCAGGTAGATTATGTGCTAAAACCTTTTTCCAATGAAGAAATGACCGAGCTGCCCATATTTTTGGATAACGCTGGCGATATGGTTCTTTCATTTTGTACTTTGGGAATACAGTCGACAATGAATAATTATAACCAATGATTGTACTAAATAAAGAATATATAAATATTTCAAGATTTGTATTTATTCTGTTATTTGGTTATTTATCAAATTATTAATGAGGTGAAGATTTAATTTACAAGATTTAATAATAAAATATCCCTTGAAAACGAAGGTTAATTCCAAATATAATTCTGTTGGTGCGATTTGAGGATGTTTGTAATTTCGAAACTAATCCAGATATTTGTATCACGGTTCGCCGAAATAAAAATTGAATAAATCCAAGGAAATAAAATTAATGTTTTTACCTTTGCATTTATTATCGCAGTTCTATTAGTCGCTCAGTTACAAGTTAATAGGGCAAAAGTTAAAAGAAGGGCGAATAGAGGTAAAAAAGCAATGTTTGCAGGCAAATCTGAAAGTTAGTTTGCTTCGTATATAGGCCAAATGTTTCCGTAATTAGTTAGTGAGGAAATTGGAGTATTATTTAAAACATTGTTACTTTATATAAAAAAGAGATTTAGATACGCTTGCATTGATATATTTTTTCAGCAAAAAACGCCGAAGTCAGTCGCAAAAGATATAAAAGATAAGAAAAGGTTAAGGGTTTAGGAATAGTCAGTATAAAGCCGTCTCAGTGAGATGGCTTTATCTTTTTATAGGCTCTGCCCAAATTTCCACCCTGCGGTTTGATCTCTTTAATGCTTCTGTCTGGTTCATGCGGCTTGGCTGCGCCGAACCATAACCTGAGCCTGAAATCCGGTTTTCGTCAATTCCTTTTCCCAGCAGATAACTTTTAACAGTCGCCACACGCATGTTCGACAACTCTAAATTCTTAGCAAAATCGCCGGTGTTGTCCGTATGGCCTTTCAGCACAATCCTTAAATTATCCCGCTTCTGAAAATAAGAAACAAGCGAATCAAGGCCTCGCAGTGCATCATCTTCCAGCACATCCGTGCTTTGCGTAAAATATAATGTGGATAACGGTGTATCGTAAGTCGATTCCGAAAGGCTGATCAGCGACTTCACCTCTTCAAACCTGTTTGAAACTTTTACTGATACACTTTTGGATTGAAAGCCTTCTGCCTGGGCCGAAATGCGATATGTTTCGTAAGGCCGTAGTTCAAAGTTATAGATCCCGTTAACCGTTTTGGTCGATGCCACCAACGAATCCGAGTTGGATTTGCGGACCGTTACATCGGCATCATTCACGGGTTTCAGGTTCTTTCCATCGTAGACACGACCTGTTACAACGGCCAGATTGGTGTTTCTTTTTGCAGGTTCTTTAACGGCGGGTTTCTCCTCTGGTTGCTTTTCTTCCTCTTTTTCGGCCACCGCTGCTTTGGATGCCCTGCTGATCGTCTGATAACTTCTTCTTACAAAAACGGGCGTCATCACACGGTCGTACACGCGGATAAGAACAATGGAGCCGGCACTGGATTCGTGATTAGCGATGAGGTCATCCTGGAAGAAATTAAGAACCTGGTCATTATCCAGCATTCCCTCCGTTCCAGGATCTTTGAACTCCAATTTCGATTGACCATTGATATACATTTTAATGATCTTGGTCTCGAAATCGCGCGAGTACACATAATGTACATACTGGTTTGCACGTACAGGTGCTTTTTCTCCGATCGCAAAATCGTAGAAATTGAGCTTGCCGTCGTATATATAACTGCCGTAGTCGCTTTTCCTGTTTTTAAAATCGAGAACCCTTTTCCAGCTGTCGAGCTCATCCATTTTAAAATAGACCTCAACCGTGAAAGATTTACTCAAAAAACCTTTGGCCTCCGCGTTATTGAACTGTAAACCACTGTTTTTTTCGAATTGATAAATGGTCCTGCTCAAATCATCAGAACCCGGAATTTTCTCTTTGACATATTTTCCAGGCTGCCCGAGCACTTTTAAAGACGGGCCGGCATTTTCAATAGGAGTAAGGCCATTGTTGAAGTCGTAGGTCCATTGACTTTGCGAAAAGGAAGGAAAACAAAGTCCGGTAAGAAGAATTACCAGCATGCACTTCGCATTAATTTTATCAATCATGCCCAAAAATATAAAAAGTGCAGGGTGAACCCGAAACGCATCGTGTATTTTTGGAGCATAATTCTTTGAAAGCGTGAAAAACATTGGTATTGGCATTCTCTTTTCCATTCTGTGGTCGTCTGCATCTGTGGCTACCAAATTTGGAGTCCGGTCAGCTGCTCCGTTAATATTGGCAAACGTTCGCTTCTTTATTGCTGGTATCTTATTGTTGTCTTTTTCCTATTTGCTCAGCAAAGATCCGTCTTACCGGATGCCTAACAAAAAGGAATGGAAGCAGCTTGCGCTATTCGGATTCCTTAATACAACGCTTTATCTCGGCCTCTACGTGTACGCTATGAAATTTACTGCTGCCGGAATCGGCAGTCTGGCTGTTTCTGTTAACCCGCTGATCATTGTGCTGTTATCCGCCTGGTGGCTCAAAAGGCATCCACGGACGGAAGAATGGTTAGGGATAATTTTGGGAATGGCAGGGGTAGGCGTGGCAACTTACCCGTTACTGGCAGATAGTTATACGACAATAGGAGGGATAACATTGCTGCTGATCAGCATGATAGCGGTTTCCGCAGCCAGTGTATACTATGCTACGGTTCAGTGGGAGCTGCCCAATTTGCTGATCAATGGGTGGCAGGTTTGCTTGGGGGGTGTTTTTTTGCTTCCGGTAACATTGCTTTTCAGTGATTTTTCTACCACGGTCTGGGACGGAACATTCTGGCTTCCGGTGCTCTGGCTAAGCCTGGCCGTTTCCATCATCGGACTGATCTGCTGGTTTTACTTACTCAGAATTGACACAGTAAAAGCGTCCCTATGGCTCTTCCTATGCCCACTTTTCGGCTTCTTCTTCGCCTGGTGGCTCATGGACGAGCCGGTAACGATTTATACAATAGTCGGAACTGTGCTTGTAATCGGTGGATTATATGCGGGGCAGAGGCGGAAGCTGATGAGTTAATCATCAATCAATATTTCCCCTTTCAAGTATAGCCTCGCCTGGCCGCCGATGTGTACGCGGTCGCCGTCCAGCTCGCATTTAAGGTATCCGCCGCGCTTTGAAAGTTGTTTGGCGGTCAGTGTTGTTTTATCGAGTTTTTCTGCCCAGTAAGGGATTAATGTTGTATGTGCAGAACCGGTTACGGGGTCTTCATCTATGCCTGATTGCGGTGCGAAGAAACGTGAAACGAAGTCAACATCCTCACCGGCAGCCGTTACGATAATGCCGCGTGCCGGAATGGTTGATAATACTATGATGTCGAAATCCAGGTTTTTAAGCACCTCTTCGGATTCCAAAACCACCATATAGTCTGTTTT of Dyadobacter chenhuakuii contains these proteins:
- the pth gene encoding aminoacyl-tRNA hydrolase; this encodes MKYLIAGLGNIGPEYAFTRHNVGFMVLDRLAAQHDFKFSFEKLAFVAEWKHKGRQIYFIKPTTFMNLSGKAIRYYMDQFKVQEENLLVILDELQLPFGTLRIKPKGSHGGHNGLKNIEELLASTNYPRLRFGIGNNFPRGRQVDYVLKPFSNEEMTELPIFLDNAGDMVLSFCTLGIQSTMNNYNQ
- a CDS encoding DMT family transporter, which produces MKNIGIGILFSILWSSASVATKFGVRSAAPLILANVRFFIAGILLLSFSYLLSKDPSYRMPNKKEWKQLALFGFLNTTLYLGLYVYAMKFTAAGIGSLAVSVNPLIIVLLSAWWLKRHPRTEEWLGIILGMAGVGVATYPLLADSYTTIGGITLLLISMIAVSAASVYYATVQWELPNLLINGWQVCLGGVFLLPVTLLFSDFSTTVWDGTFWLPVLWLSLAVSIIGLICWFYLLRIDTVKASLWLFLCPLFGFFFAWWLMDEPVTIYTIVGTVLVIGGLYAGQRRKLMS
- the pyrR gene encoding bifunctional pyr operon transcriptional regulator/uracil phosphoribosyltransferase PyrR, encoding MPQKRLILSSPLLEIMTSRLCQELIENHQDFANSVVMGLQPRGIHFAERIIAELRERTGKDIPMGHLDATFYRDDFRRRESPLLPNKTNVPFLIEGKRVILIDDVLSTGRMVRAALDAMTAFGRPKTVELMVLIDRRYNREIPIDPDYVGMQVSTVESQRVQVEWKEQGFEADHIWMVD
- a CDS encoding OmpA family protein; this encodes MLVILLTGLCFPSFSQSQWTYDFNNGLTPIENAGPSLKVLGQPGKYVKEKIPGSDDLSRTIYQFEKNSGLQFNNAEAKGFLSKSFTVEVYFKMDELDSWKRVLDFKNRKSDYGSYIYDGKLNFYDFAIGEKAPVRANQYVHYVYSRDFETKIIKMYINGQSKLEFKDPGTEGMLDNDQVLNFFQDDLIANHESSAGSIVLIRVYDRVMTPVFVRRSYQTISRASKAAVAEKEEEKQPEEKPAVKEPAKRNTNLAVVTGRVYDGKNLKPVNDADVTVRKSNSDSLVASTKTVNGIYNFELRPYETYRISAQAEGFQSKSVSVKVSNRFEEVKSLISLSESTYDTPLSTLYFTQSTDVLEDDALRGLDSLVSYFQKRDNLRIVLKGHTDNTGDFAKNLELSNMRVATVKSYLLGKGIDENRISGSGYGSAQPSRMNQTEALKRSNRRVEIWAEPIKR